The Desulfovibrio sp. UCD-KL4C genome contains a region encoding:
- a CDS encoding peptidylprolyl isomerase yields MSQAKDGDKIHVHYKGSLEDGTEFDSSYKRGEPLEIVLGQGMLIKGFEDAVLGLEAGGKVTATISPEEGYGPYHEEHTFEVERTQIPPEINPEVGMMLQVNTDQGVTNVTIKSVTDDKVVLDGNHPLAGQTMIFEIELVEILAS; encoded by the coding sequence ATGTCTCAAGCCAAAGACGGCGACAAAATCCACGTTCATTATAAAGGTTCCCTCGAAGACGGAACAGAATTCGATTCTTCATACAAAAGGGGCGAACCTCTTGAAATAGTTCTCGGACAGGGAATGCTGATCAAAGGTTTTGAAGACGCAGTTCTTGGCCTTGAAGCTGGGGGGAAAGTAACAGCTACTATCAGCCCTGAAGAAGGATACGGCCCATACCATGAAGAGCATACTTTTGAAGTAGAACGCACTCAGATTCCACCTGAAATCAATCCAGAAGTAGGAATGATGCTTCAGGTTAACACTGATCAGGGTGTTACCAACGTAACAATTAAATCCGTTACCGACGATAAAGTCGTTCTTGACGGTAACCACCCTCTTGCAGGTCAGACCATGATTTTTGAAATTGAATTGGTCGAAATTCTTGCTTCTTAA
- a CDS encoding Trm112 family protein, with protein sequence MALNKELINILVCPKCKGELKLLKGETGLKCNACEVVYPVKDEIPIMLVDEAIPVAKWDKK encoded by the coding sequence ATGGCTCTGAATAAAGAACTGATTAATATTCTCGTCTGTCCTAAGTGTAAAGGCGAGTTGAAACTTTTGAAAGGAGAAACCGGCCTCAAATGCAACGCATGCGAAGTCGTGTATCCTGTTAAAGATGAGATACCTATTATGCTCGTGGATGAGGCTATTCCTGTCGCGAAATGGGATAAAAAGTAA
- a CDS encoding PHP domain-containing protein translates to MPRIDLHTHSTASDGTFSPTELIIAAKEAGLVAISLTDHDTLAGLPEAIKAGEEYGIEVIPGCELSVKSSVGVLHIVGLWVDPYSKLLLETFKSVRKKRGTRNIEVVKKLQKLGFEITLEEVHERAAGTVGRPHIARVLLDKKYVKSFDEAFRHYLGKKGKAYVPKQSLSPKEALKLLRSTGATSILAHPALLSTNEEILDEKVKELKDLGLDGIEVYYSSHTPDMTGICKKLTHKYDLLASGGSDFHGSVKPEIKLGRGSGKLFVHHSVLDDLKALRQSKGLQI, encoded by the coding sequence ATGCCCAGAATAGATCTGCATACACACTCTACAGCTTCAGACGGGACTTTTTCCCCCACAGAGCTGATAATTGCGGCCAAGGAGGCAGGACTGGTAGCTATATCTTTAACTGACCATGATACCCTTGCAGGGTTGCCAGAAGCTATCAAAGCAGGGGAAGAATACGGGATAGAAGTTATTCCAGGCTGCGAACTCAGCGTTAAATCCAGTGTTGGAGTTCTACACATTGTAGGGCTGTGGGTAGATCCTTATTCAAAACTTTTGCTGGAGACTTTTAAATCTGTTCGAAAAAAACGCGGTACGCGAAATATAGAAGTAGTTAAAAAACTACAGAAATTAGGCTTTGAAATAACTTTAGAAGAAGTGCATGAAAGAGCTGCCGGAACAGTTGGTAGACCCCATATAGCACGAGTTTTACTTGATAAAAAATATGTTAAATCTTTTGATGAAGCCTTTCGGCATTATTTGGGTAAAAAAGGTAAAGCATATGTTCCCAAACAAAGCCTTTCCCCTAAAGAAGCTCTAAAGCTTTTACGTTCAACAGGAGCAACGTCAATTCTAGCGCACCCAGCTCTGCTTAGTACCAATGAAGAAATTCTTGATGAAAAAGTTAAAGAGCTTAAAGACTTAGGGCTTGATGGGATAGAAGTATATTACAGTTCACATACTCCAGACATGACGGGTATTTGCAAAAAACTGACTCACAAATACGACCTTCTCGCCAGTGGCGGTTCTGATTTTCACGGGTCCGTAAAACCGGAAATAAAACTTGGCCGTGGCTCCGGAAAGCTATTTGTACATCACAGCGTACTTGACGATCTTAAAGCCCTCAGGCAATCCAAGGGTCTTCAAATTTAA
- a CDS encoding peptidase U32 family protein, which translates to MNKINPDNLTSQTKSMKPINCEMPELLCPAGNMEKLSAAVTYGADAVYLGAGDLNLRSAGAGFQWDELPEAFALTKANNVQAYFCINAYPREKDLDLVKKDLEKLTKCPPDGIIAADPGVIRIIKQFFPSTPIHISTQANTGNSEAAKFWKEFGASRVNLARELCVTDIADIAAKCPDIELELFVHGAMCMAISGRCFLSSWLNDRSANMGRCTHPCRFEYKATGLRVEEKTRPGSDVWETIEEDGHTTFFAAEDLCLIHYVRWLSRLGVAALKIEGRTKSSSYIAQVADVYRAAINAAKNGSPLPERTMSELINTATRPLSTAFFKTSGPSTIAQPPSAEERKPVVARIQEKRGDDCWLVSVKSRWELEKDTEILVPGLKRPAMNAGNYSFETIHGETVNVIHSGTQALLRTDQPDIMTGYFVRSA; encoded by the coding sequence ATGAATAAAATTAATCCTGACAATCTAACAAGCCAAACAAAATCAATGAAGCCTATCAACTGCGAAATGCCTGAATTACTATGCCCTGCCGGAAACATGGAAAAACTATCTGCCGCTGTTACTTACGGAGCAGATGCCGTTTACCTTGGAGCCGGAGATCTTAACCTACGTTCTGCCGGAGCAGGCTTCCAATGGGACGAGCTGCCTGAAGCATTTGCTCTGACCAAAGCAAACAACGTTCAGGCATACTTCTGTATCAATGCCTACCCTCGTGAAAAGGATCTGGATCTGGTAAAAAAAGATCTTGAAAAACTTACCAAATGTCCTCCGGATGGAATCATCGCTGCGGACCCTGGTGTAATCAGAATTATCAAGCAATTCTTTCCCAGCACTCCTATACATATCAGCACACAGGCTAACACTGGAAACAGTGAAGCTGCAAAGTTCTGGAAAGAATTCGGAGCTTCTAGGGTAAACCTTGCCAGAGAGCTCTGCGTAACTGACATTGCAGATATTGCCGCTAAGTGTCCGGATATTGAACTGGAACTTTTTGTCCACGGAGCCATGTGTATGGCTATTTCAGGACGTTGCTTTCTAAGCTCATGGCTAAATGACAGATCCGCTAACATGGGACGCTGTACACATCCGTGCCGTTTTGAATACAAAGCGACAGGACTGCGGGTCGAAGAAAAAACAAGACCCGGTAGCGATGTATGGGAAACCATTGAAGAGGACGGACACACAACATTTTTTGCAGCTGAGGACCTTTGCCTGATTCATTATGTACGTTGGCTGTCCAGACTTGGAGTTGCCGCTCTTAAAATTGAAGGTCGCACTAAAAGTTCATCTTACATCGCACAAGTTGCCGACGTTTACAGAGCTGCCATCAATGCAGCAAAAAATGGCAGCCCTTTGCCTGAAAGAACCATGTCTGAACTTATTAATACAGCGACTCGCCCGCTCAGCACTGCATTTTTCAAAACATCAGGTCCAAGTACAATTGCTCAGCCCCCTTCCGCAGAAGAACGCAAGCCTGTCGTAGCCAGAATTCAGGAAAAACGCGGCGACGACTGCTGGCTTGTTTCTGTTAAGTCCCGCTGGGAACTTGAAAAGGATACAGAAATACTTGTTCCGGGACTGAAAAGGCCTGCAATGAATGCGGGCAATTATTCTTTTGAAACAATTCACGGTGAAACCGTAAATGTAATTCACTCCGGAACACAAGCACTGCTAAGAACTGACCAACCCGATATTATGACAGGTTACTTTGTCCGAAGTGCTTAA
- a CDS encoding CBS and ACT domain-containing protein: MLVKHWMTKDIITLTPERSMMKAAKLLKDKEISRLPIVDDDGVLVGIISDRDIKEASPSKATTLDMHELYYLLSEIKIKDIMTRKVLTVSIEDTVEKAAVIMDENKIGGVPVVDAANKCVGVITTTDVFKVLINITGVLHGGIQMGIALSNKAGSLSRVVDFLKDNNARMMSVLTSYEPNQENTRQVFIRIQDMEKSELNKLRDGITKNFELLYWVRDSVHGLTS, encoded by the coding sequence ATGCTTGTTAAACACTGGATGACAAAAGATATTATCACCCTCACACCTGAACGCTCAATGATGAAAGCCGCTAAGCTCCTGAAGGATAAAGAGATAAGTAGACTGCCAATTGTTGATGATGACGGAGTGTTAGTAGGAATAATTTCCGACCGTGATATAAAAGAAGCCTCCCCTTCAAAGGCAACAACACTTGATATGCATGAGCTTTATTACCTGCTGTCTGAAATCAAAATCAAAGACATCATGACTCGCAAAGTTTTAACGGTTTCCATTGAAGATACCGTAGAAAAAGCAGCGGTAATCATGGATGAGAATAAGATCGGCGGAGTTCCAGTTGTAGATGCGGCAAACAAATGCGTAGGAGTCATCACAACTACCGATGTATTCAAAGTTCTAATCAACATCACAGGAGTCCTTCACGGCGGCATACAAATGGGAATAGCCCTCTCTAACAAAGCTGGCTCTCTCAGCCGCGTAGTAGACTTCTTAAAAGACAACAATGCACGTATGATGTCCGTTCTGACCAGTTACGAGCCTAATCAGGAAAATACTCGTCAGGTTTTTATCCGCATTCAGGATATGGAAAAATCAGAGCTTAACAAACTACGTGACGGAATCACCAAAAACTTCGAACTGCTTTACTGGGTTCGTGATTCTGTTCACGGACTTACTTCGTAA
- a CDS encoding RHS repeat-associated core domain-containing protein encodes MIYPGGYRLREKEGKDIPINVRLYKNSTPPEDILEMMYDVVPNSILEGPEEMNSPYYALKDFPAHERMYPSMMSPERKALFERKLREIEYEKEHLKKTKRKLHAKFIIENPDLPLVKDLIKTQYGQELLAEVAKDQPRQPETGTGENIYDEQERDSVDMTSVDPYQTKVFTIPNTGEEFSLLATERDDNGRIIYTGLAIDPQAVEREYEYDNGGRLSKVICDNAIVEHYQYGKNGERLFVETSQTKLRLFKYGQNMELLQAGEVKYMYDNQGRMVMKNDLGQVTRYSYLESGPLHEVHLPDGRRIEYTCDPLGRRISKSINGKVVEKYLWQDLTTLLAVTDGEGLHPKVFSYDEEVNPVSMTYEGQTFFFAINQVGTIFMVADERGNEVKRIINDSFGNLLLDSGVSLDICLGFAAGLADKDTGLVHLGYREYDPAIGRFITPDPLGFAGGDVDVYGYCLDDPINFHDRTGLAGKSEGKSGGKILDDVINSDSRNGNSHKSSTNDKVKSKNKKSYSLGIGANAAGFGFEVGAGGELVYRDPKHAAFLVNGKIGASNGYGAEINLSAAEHDAKSIKELEGSSNYASGGIIVPGSLFSVGHTKSSSQTSNSSSINLGVGKKINEYVIPQTSTGKSYSKTIFEFDPPIDDYAGYIDKKIDEHLKGKKKKLKTYPRHKVEW; translated from the coding sequence ATGATTTATCCAGGTGGATATAGATTACGAGAGAAAGAAGGCAAGGACATCCCAATTAACGTCAGGTTGTATAAAAACTCAACGCCTCCAGAAGATATTTTGGAAATGATGTACGATGTGGTGCCAAATTCCATTCTTGAAGGACCGGAGGAAATGAATAGTCCATATTATGCCCTTAAAGATTTCCCAGCCCATGAACGCATGTACCCAAGCATGATGTCCCCAGAGCGCAAGGCTTTATTTGAACGAAAGTTACGGGAGATAGAATATGAAAAGGAGCATTTAAAGAAAACAAAGCGTAAGCTTCACGCAAAATTTATCATTGAGAATCCAGATCTGCCCCTCGTTAAAGACTTGATTAAAACACAGTACGGGCAGGAATTACTTGCAGAAGTGGCTAAAGATCAGCCCAGACAGCCGGAAACAGGCACAGGTGAAAACATCTACGACGAGCAGGAGAGAGATTCAGTCGATATGACTTCGGTTGATCCGTACCAGACCAAAGTTTTTACAATCCCGAATACAGGAGAAGAATTCTCACTCCTAGCAACTGAGCGCGATGACAACGGGAGAATCATTTACACAGGCTTAGCAATAGATCCACAAGCAGTTGAACGTGAATATGAATATGACAACGGTGGTAGGCTCAGCAAAGTAATCTGCGATAACGCTATTGTTGAGCACTACCAGTATGGCAAGAACGGTGAGCGTTTATTTGTTGAAACTAGCCAAACAAAACTACGTTTGTTCAAGTACGGTCAGAACATGGAACTTTTGCAAGCTGGTGAAGTAAAATATATGTACGACAACCAAGGTCGCATGGTGATGAAAAACGATCTCGGTCAGGTCACAAGATATTCATATTTAGAATCAGGTCCACTCCACGAAGTACACCTGCCCGATGGTCGCAGAATTGAATACACCTGTGATCCGCTTGGAAGAAGAATATCGAAGTCTATTAACGGTAAAGTTGTGGAAAAATACCTCTGGCAGGATTTAACTACGCTTCTTGCTGTAACGGACGGCGAAGGGTTACACCCCAAAGTCTTCAGCTACGATGAAGAAGTCAATCCCGTAAGCATGACCTACGAAGGGCAAACCTTTTTCTTTGCTATAAATCAGGTCGGCACAATCTTCATGGTTGCGGATGAAAGGGGTAATGAGGTAAAGCGGATTATAAATGATTCGTTTGGCAATCTATTACTCGATAGCGGAGTCAGTCTGGATATATGCTTAGGGTTTGCCGCAGGTCTAGCGGATAAAGATACTGGGCTAGTTCATCTCGGATATCGTGAATACGATCCCGCAATAGGCAGGTTTATCACTCCCGATCCGTTAGGATTTGCTGGCGGTGATGTGGACGTTTACGGGTATTGTCTCGATGACCCTATTAATTTTCATGATCGGACGGGGCTTGCGGGGAAGAGTGAGGGGAAATCAGGCGGAAAAATCCTTGATGACGTCATCAATTCCGACAGCCGAAATGGCAATTCTCATAAATCGTCTACAAATGACAAAGTAAAATCTAAAAATAAGAAATCATATAGCCTTGGAATTGGAGCGAATGCAGCTGGATTTGGCTTTGAAGTAGGTGCTGGTGGTGAACTTGTTTACCGTGATCCAAAGCATGCAGCATTCTTGGTAAATGGGAAAATTGGTGCTTCAAATGGCTATGGTGCTGAAATAAATCTTTCAGCAGCCGAACACGATGCGAAGTCAATTAAAGAGTTAGAAGGAAGCAGTAATTATGCTTCAGGCGGAATAATTGTTCCAGGAAGCCTATTTTCTGTGGGGCACACAAAAAGTTCTAGCCAAACAAGCAACTCCTCTTCAATTAATTTGGGAGTTGGAAAAAAAATTAATGAATATGTAATACCTCAGACAAGTACAGGTAAATCTTATTCAAAAACTATTTTTGAATTTGATCCTCCTATCGATGATTACGCAGGTTATATTGATAAAAAGATAGATGAACACTTAAAAGGAAAAAAGAAAAAGCTTAAAACTTATCCTCGACATAAAGTTGAGTGGTAA
- a CDS encoding helix-turn-helix domain-containing protein has product MREIADTLRIHSRTAYRLIQEGKIRGIKVGSQWRVPESSLLEYIESGLQSPASKEKDEKTGSKQLKLPI; this is encoded by the coding sequence GTGCGTGAGATCGCTGATACGCTTCGAATCCACTCCAGAACGGCTTACAGGCTGATTCAGGAGGGGAAGATTCGTGGTATCAAAGTCGGTAGCCAGTGGCGTGTGCCTGAAAGTTCTTTGCTGGAATACATTGAGTCTGGATTGCAATCCCCGGCAAGCAAAGAGAAAGACGAGAAGACCGGTTCTAAACAACTGAAACTGCCCATTTAA
- a CDS encoding glycosyltransferase family 39 protein codes for MSSLSNSFKNKPMIWAVIIVAFTTFARIWFLGSGQLNLVQDEAQYWDWTRNMQLTYYSKGPLIAWIISTWTFVFGNTEFGVRFGSVVGTMLTQIVLFWGMAKLWKRPGAAVWTLIIYNSMPVFLALGILMTTDNPFILCWTCALFSLYSATIPYPPGLERDSNESKTLPFVLIAVFLAIGILAKYTMLGFIGLSILYSLILLKKEGLPSGFLKKLFAALGAGVFIGFLPTLIWNCQNSFVGYKHVLYLIGAEGSKASTLIRFDRVIPYLGEQIGMVSPWWFVFMLIGGCSAIAVVLKKKPKNILGLSNKQSALLAVFFLPVWCFFFIWSFHAKVLGNWAVISYVAGVMLAGLSFDHFWNRRGHLRTIWLLLSIFIFLLLHFQNLVSLPDNLNPTHRLKGWTDLGEQVLKLEYSQFNDPSKVFIMSEQYDMTAALAFYVPGQPRTYCAWIDRRMNQYDLWAGPQDKVGWDSVYVLKDFKESPDRELVKMFKRISPPIHLQTTFRGKPARKFTIFLCYDYNGYWPRDKRLRF; via the coding sequence GTGTCATCATTATCGAATTCTTTTAAAAATAAGCCTATGATCTGGGCTGTCATAATAGTTGCTTTCACAACATTCGCGCGGATATGGTTTTTAGGATCAGGTCAGCTTAATCTTGTACAGGATGAAGCTCAGTATTGGGACTGGACCCGCAATATGCAGCTTACCTATTATTCCAAAGGACCGCTGATTGCATGGATTATTTCGACTTGGACTTTCGTTTTCGGCAACACTGAATTCGGAGTTCGTTTCGGGTCTGTAGTTGGGACGATGCTGACTCAGATTGTCCTTTTTTGGGGAATGGCAAAACTTTGGAAACGTCCCGGAGCGGCTGTCTGGACGCTCATAATTTATAATTCCATGCCTGTTTTTCTTGCGCTTGGAATACTTATGACAACAGATAACCCCTTTATTCTGTGCTGGACATGTGCTCTGTTTTCTCTATATTCCGCAACTATTCCTTACCCCCCAGGGCTTGAACGTGATTCTAACGAATCCAAAACACTTCCTTTTGTTCTTATCGCTGTATTTTTGGCTATAGGCATACTCGCAAAATATACAATGCTCGGTTTCATTGGGCTTTCAATCTTATATTCATTGATTTTGCTTAAGAAAGAAGGGCTCCCAAGCGGTTTTTTAAAGAAGTTGTTTGCGGCTCTTGGGGCAGGGGTTTTTATAGGATTTTTGCCAACCTTAATCTGGAACTGCCAGAATAGCTTTGTGGGGTATAAGCATGTTTTATACTTGATTGGAGCTGAAGGTTCAAAGGCTTCAACTCTTATCAGGTTTGATAGAGTTATACCTTACCTAGGGGAGCAGATCGGCATGGTTAGTCCATGGTGGTTTGTGTTTATGTTAATTGGTGGGTGCAGCGCAATCGCTGTTGTATTAAAGAAAAAGCCTAAAAATATATTAGGATTAAGCAATAAACAAAGCGCATTGCTTGCTGTTTTCTTTCTGCCTGTATGGTGTTTTTTCTTTATCTGGAGTTTTCACGCTAAGGTTCTCGGCAACTGGGCGGTTATTTCATATGTCGCAGGCGTAATGCTTGCCGGTCTTAGTTTCGATCATTTCTGGAACAGACGTGGGCACCTCCGTACTATTTGGTTGCTTCTCAGTATTTTTATCTTCTTACTGCTTCATTTTCAAAATCTTGTTTCACTTCCTGATAATTTAAATCCGACCCATCGCCTTAAAGGATGGACTGATTTAGGAGAGCAGGTCTTGAAGCTAGAATATTCTCAGTTTAATGACCCCTCAAAGGTTTTTATAATGAGTGAACAGTATGACATGACTGCAGCTTTGGCCTTTTATGTCCCCGGGCAGCCACGTACTTATTGTGCATGGATAGACAGGCGCATGAATCAGTATGATTTGTGGGCAGGTCCTCAAGATAAAGTAGGATGGGATTCTGTCTATGTACTTAAAGATTTTAAAGAAAGTCCTGATAGAGAACTTGTGAAAATGTTTAAACGCATTAGTCCGCCTATTCATTTACAGACCACTTTCCGTGGTAAACCAGCACGAAAATTCACAATTTTCTTGTGTTACGATTACAACGGTTACTGGCCTAGAGATAAACGACTCAGATTTTAG
- a CDS encoding metallophosphoesterase yields the protein MNLERIQADGLFLIGDPHIAATPPGQRLSSYTSDVLEKLEACLKRSKELNLVPLILGDLFHWPRDNSNSLLVDLIALFGPYKPFVLIGNHDKYQARLTPDVSMAVLDAANVVRLMSEPGPAFVLETPKGDVLVGASPDGFRIPKEFEREEFEKENGKLLKVVWVSHHNVAFPNCKKQQYAIKELPGIDWLINGHIHGPRPSSTAGITTWANPGNISRMAFTRLSLERKPQAAIWTPHCIDLERWDIPHRDFYEVFPNQEFLPEQEDADAAESKFLQGLERLAWKRTHEGSGLKQFLEENIDPAQPESQLIWNLYTEVTDGNR from the coding sequence ATGAATCTTGAGCGTATACAAGCTGATGGTCTTTTTTTAATTGGAGATCCACATATTGCGGCAACTCCTCCAGGGCAGCGTTTAAGCTCCTATACTTCAGATGTTCTGGAAAAACTGGAAGCATGTCTAAAGCGTTCAAAAGAACTGAATCTTGTTCCTCTTATTTTAGGGGATCTTTTTCATTGGCCTCGTGACAACTCAAATAGTTTACTGGTGGATTTAATTGCTTTGTTCGGACCGTATAAGCCTTTTGTGCTTATTGGTAATCACGATAAATATCAGGCCAGACTTACCCCTGACGTTTCAATGGCTGTGCTGGATGCAGCAAATGTTGTCAGATTAATGAGCGAGCCGGGCCCGGCTTTTGTGCTTGAAACTCCTAAGGGTGATGTTCTCGTAGGGGCTAGCCCAGATGGATTTCGTATTCCTAAAGAATTTGAGCGTGAGGAATTTGAGAAGGAGAACGGTAAACTCCTTAAGGTTGTGTGGGTTTCTCATCATAATGTGGCTTTTCCTAATTGTAAAAAGCAGCAATATGCTATCAAAGAGCTTCCTGGGATTGATTGGCTGATAAACGGTCATATTCATGGGCCGCGTCCCAGCTCTACAGCAGGCATAACAACATGGGCAAACCCCGGTAATATCTCACGTATGGCGTTTACTAGGCTTTCATTAGAGCGCAAACCGCAAGCAGCAATTTGGACTCCGCACTGTATTGATTTGGAAAGATGGGATATACCGCATCGTGATTTTTATGAGGTGTTTCCAAATCAGGAATTCTTGCCCGAGCAGGAAGATGCGGATGCGGCTGAATCTAAGTTTTTGCAGGGGCTTGAGAGACTAGCATGGAAAAGAACCCATGAAGGTTCAGGACTTAAACAATTTTTGGAAGAGAATATTGACCCGGCACAGCCGGAAAGTCAGTTGATTTGGAATTTATATACGGAGGTAACCGATGGCAACAGGTAA
- a CDS encoding AAA family ATPase, translating to MIKKIILKNFLAHEYTEIELGPGMTVLTGPNNSGKSSVVEALRCIATNPLPKHFVRHGAKIARVELEMDDGTKVAWIRKKATAWYEVTLAGAEEHETYAKFGRKPPEDVMAILRLNQVPLEGDKFLDVHIGDQRKPIFLLDQPASVAAQFFASSSEASHLLAMQTELKSRVRNANRDKKFQQEKMADIAADLNELQDLPKVNLELETAHELKGQSEKLLSEIPRIEDFLNRKNQLQSQKVKLAAKEKRLCGLEKGPDLFPVRGLEQTNLQLGNFRCQSLNLKSRAHCLEELASPVQLFPVKDLELKIVRQNQLSLAENVQSNRQKALSLLTAPPLMENISALCATISNISRNKIFAENISRRARALESLAPAPELFDNSNLIQTIGSINSLKKNQEQSRSVLEKLEESRVLLEAKIKKRLAEIGSCPLCGNELAADKLIGELGHES from the coding sequence ATGATTAAAAAAATTATCCTCAAAAATTTTCTGGCCCACGAATATACCGAGATCGAATTGGGACCGGGTATGACGGTGCTGACCGGACCAAATAATAGCGGTAAATCCTCTGTTGTTGAAGCGTTACGCTGTATTGCGACCAATCCACTGCCTAAGCATTTTGTGCGCCACGGTGCAAAAATTGCGCGGGTTGAGCTTGAAATGGACGACGGAACAAAGGTTGCTTGGATTCGCAAAAAAGCGACAGCCTGGTATGAGGTTACACTGGCTGGAGCTGAAGAGCATGAAACTTATGCAAAGTTCGGGCGTAAGCCTCCTGAAGACGTGATGGCAATTTTACGTCTTAATCAGGTTCCGCTGGAAGGTGATAAGTTCTTAGATGTTCATATCGGGGATCAGCGAAAACCGATCTTCCTGCTTGACCAGCCTGCAAGTGTCGCGGCCCAGTTTTTTGCTTCATCATCGGAAGCTTCGCACCTTTTAGCCATGCAGACGGAGCTTAAAAGCCGCGTTAGAAATGCAAATCGTGATAAAAAATTTCAGCAGGAAAAAATGGCTGATATTGCCGCTGATCTTAATGAGTTGCAGGATTTACCAAAGGTTAATCTTGAGCTTGAAACTGCTCACGAATTAAAAGGTCAGTCTGAAAAACTTTTAAGCGAAATTCCACGCATAGAGGATTTTTTAAATCGTAAAAATCAGCTTCAAAGCCAAAAAGTAAAGCTTGCTGCTAAAGAGAAAAGATTGTGCGGACTTGAAAAAGGGCCTGACCTTTTCCCTGTAAGGGGGCTTGAGCAAACAAATTTGCAGCTTGGAAATTTCCGATGTCAGAGCTTGAACCTTAAAAGCAGGGCACACTGTTTAGAAGAACTTGCGTCACCGGTTCAACTTTTTCCTGTTAAGGATTTGGAATTAAAAATTGTAAGGCAGAACCAACTTTCTTTAGCAGAAAATGTTCAAAGCAACAGACAAAAAGCTCTGTCATTACTGACAGCTCCTCCTTTGATGGAAAATATTTCAGCTCTTTGCGCAACCATCAGCAACATTTCCCGCAACAAAATTTTTGCCGAAAATATTTCCCGCAGAGCACGGGCTTTAGAATCGTTAGCTCCTGCTCCTGAACTGTTTGATAATTCTAATTTAATCCAGACGATTGGCAGTATTAATTCTCTTAAAAAGAATCAGGAACAGTCAAGAAGTGTACTGGAAAAATTGGAAGAATCCAGAGTGCTGCTTGAAGCAAAAATTAAAAAAAGATTAGCCGAAATAGGCAGTTGTCCGCTGTGTGGAAATGAGCTTGCAGCGGATAAACTTATCGGAGAACTCGGTCATGAATCTTGA
- a CDS encoding methyltransferase has product MSIESRQNFPKGLKQPETGFRFSTDSLLLSSFVSVSGKTTILDLGTGCGVIPLGIALNNLDSELSITGVDISSDMQESAKQNINLLGFADKIKIIEGDVSNPQFAPAESFDLVVSNPPYWCEGRGRLCTDADRSRARFEVETELEDFVKTAARMVRFRGKVCFVFLAERITQLLAALTAFKLEPKRIKFVHSHIDRPAKVVLVEAVKRGKSGLIVEQPLILFDENIEGSVYLQSALDYCKFIKKSSLK; this is encoded by the coding sequence GTGAGTATAGAGTCGAGGCAGAATTTTCCGAAAGGTCTTAAGCAGCCGGAAACAGGATTCAGATTTTCTACAGATTCATTGTTGCTCAGCAGCTTTGTGTCCGTTTCAGGCAAAACAACTATTCTTGATTTAGGTACAGGATGCGGAGTTATCCCGTTAGGCATAGCTCTTAATAATCTGGATTCAGAGTTAAGTATCACAGGCGTAGATATCAGCTCTGATATGCAGGAATCAGCTAAGCAGAATATAAATTTGCTGGGTTTTGCTGATAAAATTAAAATTATCGAAGGTGACGTTTCAAATCCACAGTTCGCCCCTGCGGAAAGTTTTGACTTGGTTGTGTCTAATCCTCCATATTGGTGTGAAGGAAGAGGGAGACTCTGTACTGACGCGGATAGAAGCAGAGCTAGATTTGAAGTTGAAACTGAATTAGAAGATTTTGTAAAGACTGCGGCACGAATGGTCCGCTTTCGTGGCAAAGTTTGCTTTGTATTTCTTGCGGAAAGAATTACTCAGCTTTTAGCCGCACTGACTGCTTTTAAACTGGAACCTAAGAGAATAAAATTTGTGCACAGCCATATAGATCGTCCGGCTAAGGTTGTCTTAGTTGAAGCTGTTAAAAGAGGTAAATCGGGATTGATTGTCGAACAGCCTCTAATTTTATTTGATGAAAATATCGAAGGTTCAGTTTATCTACAAAGTGCATTAGATTATTGTAAGTTTATAAAGAAATCGTCGCTGAAATGA